A region of Diospyros lotus cultivar Yz01 chromosome 3, ASM1463336v1, whole genome shotgun sequence DNA encodes the following proteins:
- the LOC127798111 gene encoding uncharacterized protein At2g39910 isoform X1: MSTSSPFHHDLIALSEPIRESLLKAQYNPAEDGSNVSVKSMLESLLPQPNSPANPIKDFTLCCAALASASGSASQHLSWIPISLSAAADSAFRGLSNVFSRSFVGKLGDDFGLTPSDEEKLVGELMPQVLPSLKSTIKESSIDKSDDGDQISAAVARSPVAYAVVAAYQFRWFVTQVSYPHLGKLCSLVIPCALTALDHWSPEVKGQGMISFIHLAKNVNAAELSWYEDVILDACCQNIACSDEIWHLVVEMSVALLSCIQRSNPRSSWIERILSEMLSHLERQPRNKECRIAWLKHIGQLFNVAGLVLLAHFRRIFPLFFKWMHADDDETILLVLEQVHMVVKLTWIRNTPYIERLIDELAALHKEAALKVRREEIRRYIFHILILIQQCKGPQFEGAWDKHKEDPNLRALRDSLSGTNVTGI, from the exons ATGTCCACCTCCTCACCTTTTCATCACGATCTCATCGc ATTATCTGAACCAATCCGAGAATCCCTACTGAAAGCACAGTACAATCCGGCAGAAGATGGCTCGAACGTGTCGGTGAAGTCCATGCTGGAGTCCCTTCTTCCCCAACCCAACTCCCCTGCCAACCCCATTAAAGACTTCACTCTATGCTGCGCGGCATTAGCTTCTGCTTCAGGCTCCGCCTCTCAACACCTGTCCTGGATCCCCATTTCTCTCTCCGCTGCCGCCGACTCTGCCTTTCGAGGCCTCTCCAATGTTTTTTCCCGCAGCTTCGTTGGTAAATTGGGCGATGATTTCGGGTTGACGCCGTCGGATGAGGAGAAATTGGTGGGTGAATTGATGCCTCAAGTGTTGCCTTCATTGAAATCCACCATTAAGGAGAGTTCAATCGATAAGTCTGATGATGGTGATCAAATATCGGCAGCTGTGGCCAGGTCTCCCGTTGCCTACGCCGTTGTGGCTGCCTATCAGTTTAGGTGGTTTGTCACCCAG GTCAGCTACCCTCATCTTGGAAAATTGTGCTCTTTGGTGATTCCTTGTGCATTAACAGCTCTTGATCACTGGTCCCCGGAGGTGAAA GGGCAGGGAATGATTAGCTTTATACATCTTGCAAAAAATGTGAATGCTGCTGAGCTTAGTTGGTATGAAGATGTAATTCTTGATGCATGCTGTCAAAATATTGCTTGTAGTGATGAGATATGGCACCTTGTGGTTGAGATGTCTGTAGCTCTGCTATCATGTATCCAACGAAGTAATCCTCGAAGCTCATG GATTGAAAGGATCCTTAGTGAGATGTTGAGTCACTTGGAGCGCCAACCAAGAAATAAGGAGTGTCGTATTGCTTGGCTGAAGCATATTGGGCAACTCTTCAATGTTGCAGGTCTTGTATTGCTAGCTCATTTCAGACGGATATTTCCACTTTTCTTTAAGTGGATGCATGCTGATGATGATGAAACCATTTTGCTG GTTCTTGAACAGGTCCATATGGTTGTAAAGTTAACTTGGATAAGGAACACACCGTATATCGAAAG ATTGATAGATGAGCTAGCTGCGTTGCACAAGGAGGCAGCACTCAAAGTTCGTCGTGAAGAAATTAGGcgatatatttttcatatactAATCCTGATTCAGCA ATGCAAAGGCCCACAGTTTGAAGGAGCTTGGGACAAGCATAAAGAAGACCCCAACTTGAGAGCTCTCAGAGACTCCTTGAGTGGAACAAATGTTACCGGGATATGA
- the LOC127798111 gene encoding uncharacterized protein At2g39910 isoform X2: MSTSSPFHHDLIALSEPIRESLLKAQYNPAEDGSNVSVKSMLESLLPQPNSPANPIKDFTLCCAALASASGSASQHLSWIPISLSAAADSAFRGLSNVFSRSFVGKLGDDFGLTPSDEEKLVGELMPQVLPSLKSTIKESSIDKSDDGDQISAAVARSPVAYAVVAAYQFRWFVTQVSYPHLGKLCSLVIPCALTALDHWSPEVKGQGMISFIHLAKNVNAAELSWYEDVILDACCQNIACSDEIWHLVVEMSVALLSCIQRSNPRSSWIERILSEMLSHLERQPRNKECRIAWLKHIGQLFNVAGLVLLAHFRRIFPLFFKWMHADDDETILLVLEQVHMVVKLTWIRNTPYIERLIDELAALHKEAALKVRREEIRRYIFHILILIQHFV; encoded by the exons ATGTCCACCTCCTCACCTTTTCATCACGATCTCATCGc ATTATCTGAACCAATCCGAGAATCCCTACTGAAAGCACAGTACAATCCGGCAGAAGATGGCTCGAACGTGTCGGTGAAGTCCATGCTGGAGTCCCTTCTTCCCCAACCCAACTCCCCTGCCAACCCCATTAAAGACTTCACTCTATGCTGCGCGGCATTAGCTTCTGCTTCAGGCTCCGCCTCTCAACACCTGTCCTGGATCCCCATTTCTCTCTCCGCTGCCGCCGACTCTGCCTTTCGAGGCCTCTCCAATGTTTTTTCCCGCAGCTTCGTTGGTAAATTGGGCGATGATTTCGGGTTGACGCCGTCGGATGAGGAGAAATTGGTGGGTGAATTGATGCCTCAAGTGTTGCCTTCATTGAAATCCACCATTAAGGAGAGTTCAATCGATAAGTCTGATGATGGTGATCAAATATCGGCAGCTGTGGCCAGGTCTCCCGTTGCCTACGCCGTTGTGGCTGCCTATCAGTTTAGGTGGTTTGTCACCCAG GTCAGCTACCCTCATCTTGGAAAATTGTGCTCTTTGGTGATTCCTTGTGCATTAACAGCTCTTGATCACTGGTCCCCGGAGGTGAAA GGGCAGGGAATGATTAGCTTTATACATCTTGCAAAAAATGTGAATGCTGCTGAGCTTAGTTGGTATGAAGATGTAATTCTTGATGCATGCTGTCAAAATATTGCTTGTAGTGATGAGATATGGCACCTTGTGGTTGAGATGTCTGTAGCTCTGCTATCATGTATCCAACGAAGTAATCCTCGAAGCTCATG GATTGAAAGGATCCTTAGTGAGATGTTGAGTCACTTGGAGCGCCAACCAAGAAATAAGGAGTGTCGTATTGCTTGGCTGAAGCATATTGGGCAACTCTTCAATGTTGCAGGTCTTGTATTGCTAGCTCATTTCAGACGGATATTTCCACTTTTCTTTAAGTGGATGCATGCTGATGATGATGAAACCATTTTGCTG GTTCTTGAACAGGTCCATATGGTTGTAAAGTTAACTTGGATAAGGAACACACCGTATATCGAAAG ATTGATAGATGAGCTAGCTGCGTTGCACAAGGAGGCAGCACTCAAAGTTCGTCGTGAAGAAATTAGGcgatatatttttcatatactAATCCTGATTCAGCA ttttgtttga
- the LOC127798111 gene encoding uncharacterized protein At2g39910 isoform X3: MSTSSPFHHDLIALSEPIRESLLKAQYNPAEDGSNVSVKSMLESLLPQPNSPANPIKDFTLCCAALASASGSASQHLSWIPISLSAAADSAFRGLSNVFSRSFVGKLGDDFGLTPSDEEKLVGELMPQVLPSLKSTIKESSIDKSDDGDQISAAVARSPVAYAVVAAYQFRWFVTQVSYPHLGKLCSLVIPCALTALDHWSPEVKGQGMISFIHLAKNVNAAELSWYEDVILDACCQNIACSDEIWHLVVEMSVALLSCIQRSNPRSSWIERILSEMLSHLERQPRNKECRIAWLKHIGQLFNVAGLVLLAHFRRIFPLFFKWMHADDDETILLVLEQVHMVVKLTWIRNTPYIERCKGPQFEGAWDKHKEDPNLRALRDSLSGTNVTGI; the protein is encoded by the exons ATGTCCACCTCCTCACCTTTTCATCACGATCTCATCGc ATTATCTGAACCAATCCGAGAATCCCTACTGAAAGCACAGTACAATCCGGCAGAAGATGGCTCGAACGTGTCGGTGAAGTCCATGCTGGAGTCCCTTCTTCCCCAACCCAACTCCCCTGCCAACCCCATTAAAGACTTCACTCTATGCTGCGCGGCATTAGCTTCTGCTTCAGGCTCCGCCTCTCAACACCTGTCCTGGATCCCCATTTCTCTCTCCGCTGCCGCCGACTCTGCCTTTCGAGGCCTCTCCAATGTTTTTTCCCGCAGCTTCGTTGGTAAATTGGGCGATGATTTCGGGTTGACGCCGTCGGATGAGGAGAAATTGGTGGGTGAATTGATGCCTCAAGTGTTGCCTTCATTGAAATCCACCATTAAGGAGAGTTCAATCGATAAGTCTGATGATGGTGATCAAATATCGGCAGCTGTGGCCAGGTCTCCCGTTGCCTACGCCGTTGTGGCTGCCTATCAGTTTAGGTGGTTTGTCACCCAG GTCAGCTACCCTCATCTTGGAAAATTGTGCTCTTTGGTGATTCCTTGTGCATTAACAGCTCTTGATCACTGGTCCCCGGAGGTGAAA GGGCAGGGAATGATTAGCTTTATACATCTTGCAAAAAATGTGAATGCTGCTGAGCTTAGTTGGTATGAAGATGTAATTCTTGATGCATGCTGTCAAAATATTGCTTGTAGTGATGAGATATGGCACCTTGTGGTTGAGATGTCTGTAGCTCTGCTATCATGTATCCAACGAAGTAATCCTCGAAGCTCATG GATTGAAAGGATCCTTAGTGAGATGTTGAGTCACTTGGAGCGCCAACCAAGAAATAAGGAGTGTCGTATTGCTTGGCTGAAGCATATTGGGCAACTCTTCAATGTTGCAGGTCTTGTATTGCTAGCTCATTTCAGACGGATATTTCCACTTTTCTTTAAGTGGATGCATGCTGATGATGATGAAACCATTTTGCTG GTTCTTGAACAGGTCCATATGGTTGTAAAGTTAACTTGGATAAGGAACACACCGTATATCGAAAG ATGCAAAGGCCCACAGTTTGAAGGAGCTTGGGACAAGCATAAAGAAGACCCCAACTTGAGAGCTCTCAGAGACTCCTTGAGTGGAACAAATGTTACCGGGATATGA
- the LOC127796960 gene encoding glucan endo-1,3-beta-glucosidase 12, producing MSLLFLILLSLLFASGVSSLPVTTIGVTYNPSRVAHHPPSPDHVASRIQSSLKLFSAVRLPDPDPATIRAFAYSNISLLLNVPNSLLPALAANASAAKLWLYTHVLPFYPRARISTISVGSDALLDPDVADPDLRLLPALRNLHRSLRDLGIHSIAVSTTFSFVHVITTAFPPSAAEFQQPLADLLVKPLLQFLDQTNSSFLINLHPYSVYSLNHDIPIGYALFQEEPFSFRDDPLTGVRYRNLFDTMVDAVISAMAVAGHENIPVIVTETGWPSDDDSNYSEMYIKGLIRHLRSGLGTPLRKEGVAETYIYQLLDAPDDKNQSQRQNWGILYPNMTNKYHIDFSASNSIIAGGGGGRLIWVFVAVWLLH from the coding sequence ATGTCTCTCCTCTTCCTcatccttctctctctcctcttcgcCTCCGGGGTTTCCTCGCTTCCAGTGACCACCATCGGCGTCACCTACAACCCCTCCCGCGTCGCCCACCACCCGCCGTCGCCGGACCACGTAGCCTCCCGCATCCAATCCTCCCTGAAGCTCTTCTCCGCCGTCCGCCTCCCTGACCCAGACCCGGCCACCATCCGGGCCTTCGCCTACTCCAACATCTCCCTCCTCCTCAACGTCCCCAACTCCCTCCTCCCGGCCCTCGCCGCCAACGCCTCGGCCGCCAAGCTCTGGCTCTACACACACGTTCTCCCCTTTTACCCCCGCGCCCGCATCTCCACCATCTCCGTCGGCTCCGACGCCCTCCTCGACCCCGACGTCGCCGACCCCGACCTCCGCCTCCTTCCCGCCCTGCGCAATCTCCACCGCTCCCTCCGCGACCTCGGCATCCACTCCATCGCCGTCTCCACCACCTTCTCCTTCGTCCACGTCATCACCACCGCCTTCCCACCCTCCGCCGCCGAGTTCCAGCAGCCCCTCGCTGACCTCCTCGTCAAGCCCTTGCTCCAGTTCTTGGACCAGACCAACTCCTCCTTCTTGATCAACCTCCACCCCTACTCCGTGTACAGCCTCAACCACGACATCCCCATCGGCTACGCCCTCTTCCAGGAGGAGCCCTTCAGCTTCCGCGACGACCCCCTCACTGGCGTCCGGTACCGGAACCTGTTCGACACTATGGTCGACGCGGTGATCAGCGCGATGGCGGTGGCCGGCCATGAGAACATCCCGGTCATCGTGACGGAGACCGGGTGGCCCAGCGACGACGACTCCAACTACTCGGAGATGTACATAAAGGGGTTGATCCGGCACCTGAGATCGGGGTTAGGCACGCCGCTGAGGAAGGAAGGCGTGGCCGAGACCTACATTTACCAGTTGTTGGATGCGCCGGACGACAAGAACCAGAGCCAGCGGCAGAATTGGGGGATTCTCTATCCCAACATGACAAACAAGTACCACATTGATTTCTCGGCTTCGAATTCCATCATTgccggcggcggcggaggaagACTTATTTGGGTGTTCGTTGCGGTTTGGCTGCTTCATTAG